In Kutzneria kofuensis, the DNA window GATGGTCGTCGACGGCAAGGGGCGGGCCGGCTTCCGGGCGCACCGCAGACACAAGGTCGTGCCCGTGCGGCGGTGCACCATCGCCGCGCCGGATCTCGTCGAGGACGTGGCCGCGCAGCACTGGACGCGCGGGGCGGAGCTCGACCTGACCGCCGACTCGATGGGCCGGATGCACATCGTGGAGCGTCCGCAACGGGGCCGGCCGCGCGTGGTCGCCGGTGACGGTGTCGCCGTGGAGCGGGCCGGCGGCCGGGAATGGCACGTCGACGCGCACGGCTTCTGGCAGGTCCACCCCGAGGCCGCCGACCTGTACGCCGAGATCGTCGGCGAGTGGGCGCAGGCGCCGGTCGGCGGCACCGCCTGGGACCTCTACGGCGGCGCCGGCCTGTTCGCCTCCGTGCTGGCCGAGCAGGTCGGGCCGGACGGCTCGGTGCTGGTGGTGGAGTCCTCCCGTGGGGCGGTGGCCGACGGCCGGGCCAACCTCGCCGACCAGCCGCAGGTGCGGTTCAAGGCCGGGCTGGTGGAGGAGACCGCCCTGGCTGGTCGACCGGACGTCGTCGTGCTCGACCCGCCCCGCAAGGGCGCCGGCAAGGCCGTGGTCGACGCCATCGCCTCGCACGAGCCCGCCCGGGTGGTGTACGTCGCCTGCGACCCCGCCGCGCTGGCCCGTGACGTCGCCGGCTTCGCCGAGCACGGCTATCGGCTGGAGCGGCTCCGGGCGTTC includes these proteins:
- a CDS encoding class I SAM-dependent RNA methyltransferase, translated to MTQTQPWTGRRLEVEVGPVAHGGHCVARADGRVVFVRHALPGERVVVEVTEDKGGSFCRADAVEVLEPSPDRVEPPCPLARPGGCGGCDWQHASGEAQRSLKAAVVAEQLRRLAGLDVDVEVEALPGGLGEWRTRLRMVVDGKGRAGFRAHRRHKVVPVRRCTIAAPDLVEDVAAQHWTRGAELDLTADSMGRMHIVERPQRGRPRVVAGDGVAVERAGGREWHVDAHGFWQVHPEAADLYAEIVGEWAQAPVGGTAWDLYGGAGLFASVLAEQVGPDGSVLVVESSRGAVADGRANLADQPQVRFKAGLVEETALAGRPDVVVLDPPRKGAGKAVVDAIASHEPARVVYVACDPAALARDVAGFAEHGYRLERLRAFDAFPMTHHVECIALLSR